A window of Cryptomeria japonica chromosome 3, Sugi_1.0, whole genome shotgun sequence contains these coding sequences:
- the LOC131059715 gene encoding sphingolipid delta(4)-desaturase DES1-like, giving the protein MSMSMSMREEFWWAEGDEPHASRRREMLSVHPQIKELFGPDLWAFPKIVAVVAIQLWTAASLLDANWFKIIIVAYFFGSFLNHNLFLAIHELSHNLAFSTPTYNRLLGIFANLPIGVPMSVTFQKYHLEHHRYQGVDGIDMDIPSYTEGRVVSNIFWKIVWVILQLFFYAFRPLFLYPKPPGIWEASNLLVQVTLDAILVYFWSWKSFAYLILATFLGGGMHPMAGHFISEHYVFQKGQETYSYYGPLNMLTWSVGYHNEHHDFPRIPGSKLHKVRKIAPEFYEGLSYYKSWSQVIYMYIMDQTVGPFSRMKRKLQSNGREKKN; this is encoded by the exons ATGAGCATGAGCATGAGCATGAGGGAGGAGTTTTGGTGGGCAGAGGGGGATGAGCCCCATGCAAGTCGCAGGAGGGAGATGTTATCTGTACATCCACAGATCAAGGAACTCTTCGGACCCGATTTATGGGCATTCCCTAAG ATTGTGGCAGTAGTTGCAATTCAACTGTGGACTGCTGCATCCCTGCTTGATGCAAACTGGTTCAAGATAATTATTGTGGCATACTTCTTTGGGTCCTTTTTGAATCATAATTTATTTCTGGCAATTCATGAGCTTAGCCACAATTTGGCCTTTTCAACACCTACGTATAATCGTCTGTTGGGTATATTTGCTAACCTGCCAATTGGTGTTCCCATGTCTGTCACTTTTCAAAAGTACCATCTTGAGCATCACAGATACCAGGGAGTTGATGGAATTGACATGGACATTCCCAGTTATACAGAGGGACGTGTGGTATCAAATATCTTTTGGAAAATTGTCTGGGTTATCCTGCAGCTGTTCTTTTATGCCTTTAGGCCATTGTTTTTATATCCCAAGCCTCCAGGGATTTGGGAGGCCAGTAATCTACTAGTACAGGTAACCCTTGATGCGATTCTTGTATACTTTTGGAGTTGGAAGTCCTTTGCATACCTTATTTTGGCGACATTTCTGGGTGGAGGTATGCATCCCATGGCTGGGCATTTCATTTCAGAGCATTATGTGTTCCAGAAGGGACAAGAGACTTACTCATACTATGGGCCACTGAACATGTTGACATGGAGTGTTGGATACCATAATGAACATCATGATTTTCCAAGGATTCCTGGTAGCAAGCTTCATAAAGTTAGAAAGATTGCACCCGAGTTCTATGAAGGCCTCAGTTATTATAAATCATGGTCACAAGTAATCTACATGTATATTATGGATCAGACAGTGGGGCCTTTCAGTAGGATGAAAAGAAAGCTTCAGTCAAATGGACGTGAAAAGAAGAAttaa